The Niallia alba genome includes a window with the following:
- a CDS encoding deoxynucleoside kinase: protein MNLRTKYNIPSNSVITIAGTVGVGKSTLTNALADALQFRTSFEKVDTNPYLDKFYHDFSRWSFHLQVYFLAERFKEQKRIFEYGGGFIQDRSIYEDTGIFAKMHYEKGTMSEVDYETYTSLFEAMVMTPYFPHPDLLIYLEGSLEDILQRIDRRGREMEKQTPIDYWEEMHGRYEKWIDSFSACPVLRLNINEYDAIAGAQSIEPIIEKISTILQQKNYSRKA, encoded by the coding sequence ATGAATCTACGAACAAAATATAATATTCCTAGTAATTCCGTTATAACGATTGCTGGAACAGTTGGTGTAGGTAAATCAACGCTAACGAATGCACTAGCAGATGCTTTACAATTTCGAACTTCTTTTGAAAAAGTTGATACTAATCCATATCTTGATAAATTTTATCATGACTTTAGCAGATGGAGCTTTCATCTGCAAGTATATTTTTTAGCAGAACGCTTTAAGGAACAAAAAAGAATCTTTGAATATGGCGGCGGATTTATTCAAGATCGTTCCATCTATGAGGATACTGGTATATTTGCAAAAATGCATTATGAAAAAGGGACAATGTCAGAAGTCGATTATGAAACGTATACAAGTCTTTTTGAAGCAATGGTAATGACTCCTTACTTCCCACATCCAGACTTACTGATCTACCTTGAAGGTTCTCTCGAAGATATATTACAGCGTATTGATCGAAGAGGTCGTGAAATGGAAAAGCAAACACCGATTGATTATTGGGAAGAAATGCATGGTAGATATGAGAAATGGATTGATTCTTTCTCAGCATGTCCTGTTCTTCGATTAAATATTAATGAGTATGATGCTATTGCTGGTGCACAATCTATTGAACCAATTATAGAAAAGATTAGTACTATTCTTCAGCAAAAAAACTATAGCAGAAAAGCATAA
- the guaB gene encoding IMP dehydrogenase has product MWESKFAKEGLTFDDVLLIPAKSEVLPRDVSLKVQLAKNLNLNIPLISAGMDTVTEAEMAIAIARQGGLGIIHKNMSIEQQAEQVDKVKRSESGVITDPFFLTPEHQVFDAEHLMGKYRISGVPIVNNNDEQKLVGILTNRDLRFIEDFSIKISDVMTKENLVTAPVGTTLEEAEKILQRYKIEKLPLINEEGVLKGLITIKDIEKVIEFPHSAKDAQGRLLVGAAVGVTNDALKRVEMLVKSNVDVIVIDTAHGHSQGVLDGVTDIRNAYPDLTIIAGNVATAEGTRALIEAGADIVKVGIGPGSICTTRVVAGVGVPQITAVYDCATEARKYGKSIIADGGIKYSGDIVKALAAGGHAVMLGSLLAGVSESPGETEIFQGRRFKVYRGMGSVAAMEKGSKDRYFQEDNKKFVPEGIEGRLPYKGPLSDTIYQLVGGIRSGMGYCGTKDLYELRENAQFVKMTGAGLRESHPHDVQITKEAPNYSLS; this is encoded by the coding sequence ATGTGGGAAAGTAAATTTGCTAAAGAAGGATTAACGTTTGATGATGTTCTTTTAATTCCAGCTAAATCGGAAGTTTTACCTAGAGATGTAAGCTTAAAAGTACAATTAGCAAAAAATCTAAACTTAAATATTCCGCTTATTAGTGCAGGAATGGATACTGTAACAGAAGCAGAAATGGCTATTGCTATTGCAAGACAAGGCGGACTAGGCATTATTCATAAAAATATGTCTATTGAACAACAGGCTGAGCAAGTAGATAAAGTAAAGCGCTCAGAAAGTGGTGTAATCACAGATCCTTTCTTTTTAACTCCTGAACACCAAGTATTTGATGCAGAGCATCTAATGGGTAAATATAGAATTTCTGGTGTGCCGATTGTTAATAATAACGATGAACAAAAATTAGTAGGAATTCTTACTAACCGAGACCTTCGATTTATTGAAGACTTTTCCATTAAAATTTCTGATGTTATGACAAAAGAAAATTTAGTAACGGCTCCAGTAGGAACCACTTTAGAAGAGGCAGAAAAAATCTTACAACGATACAAAATTGAGAAATTGCCTTTGATCAATGAAGAAGGTGTATTAAAGGGATTAATCACAATTAAAGATATAGAAAAGGTAATTGAATTTCCTCATTCAGCAAAAGATGCCCAAGGAAGATTATTAGTGGGTGCTGCTGTTGGTGTAACAAACGATGCGTTAAAACGTGTAGAAATGCTTGTAAAGTCAAATGTTGATGTAATTGTTATTGATACTGCTCACGGGCATTCACAAGGGGTACTAGACGGCGTTACAGACATTAGAAACGCATATCCGGATTTAACGATTATTGCAGGAAATGTAGCTACTGCTGAAGGAACAAGGGCTTTAATCGAGGCTGGGGCAGATATCGTTAAAGTTGGTATTGGTCCAGGTTCCATTTGTACAACACGTGTAGTTGCTGGTGTAGGTGTTCCTCAAATTACGGCCGTGTATGATTGTGCTACAGAAGCTAGAAAGTATGGTAAATCAATTATTGCTGACGGAGGAATCAAATACTCTGGTGATATTGTTAAAGCTTTAGCAGCAGGTGGACACGCGGTTATGTTAGGAAGCTTGCTTGCTGGGGTATCTGAAAGTCCTGGAGAAACAGAAATTTTCCAAGGTCGACGATTCAAAGTATATAGAGGAATGGGTTCCGTTGCAGCAATGGAGAAAGGATCTAAAGATCGTTATTTCCAAGAGGATAACAAAAAATTTGTTCCGGAAGGAATCGAAGGTAGACTTCCTTATAAAGGACCGCTTTCAGATACGATCTATCAATTAGTTGGTGGAATTCGTTCTGGTATGGGATACTGTGGAACGAAGGATTTATATGAATTAAGAGAGAATGCCCAATTTGTGAAAATGACAGGTGCTGGCTTAAGAGAAAGTCATCCACATGATGTTCAAATTACAAAAGAAGCACCAAACTATTCTCTTTCTTAA
- the pdxT gene encoding pyridoxal 5'-phosphate synthase glutaminase subunit PdxT: protein MPNHNVKIGVLGLQGAVREHVNAIEANNAEAVVVKKKEQLDEIDGLIIPGGESTTMRRLIDKYDFMEALQVFAQSGKPMFGTCAGLILLAKAIKGYDKPHIGVMDIQVERNSFGRQKESFEANLDIAGVAEDFTAVFIRAPHIVSVGENVEVLAKHNDRIVAAREGQFLGCSFHPELTDDHRLTGYFIKMAIEAKQHLFA, encoded by the coding sequence ATGCCAAACCATAATGTGAAAATAGGTGTCCTTGGACTACAAGGTGCTGTGAGAGAACATGTTAATGCTATTGAAGCGAATAATGCAGAAGCAGTTGTCGTAAAGAAAAAAGAACAACTGGATGAGATTGATGGTCTCATTATTCCTGGTGGAGAAAGTACAACGATGCGTCGCCTTATTGATAAATATGATTTTATGGAAGCTCTTCAAGTATTCGCTCAATCAGGGAAGCCAATGTTTGGAACATGCGCAGGATTGATTTTATTGGCAAAAGCCATTAAGGGCTATGATAAACCACATATTGGGGTTATGGATATACAAGTTGAGCGTAATTCTTTTGGAAGACAAAAAGAAAGCTTTGAAGCAAATCTTGATATTGCAGGGGTTGCTGAAGATTTTACTGCTGTGTTTATCCGTGCGCCGCATATTGTTAGTGTTGGTGAAAATGTAGAAGTATTAGCTAAACATAATGATCGTATTGTAGCGGCGCGAGAAGGACAGTTCTTAGGTTGTTCTTTTCATCCTGAATTAACAGATGATCATCGTTTAACGGGATATTTTATTAAGATGGCGATAGAGGCTAAGCAACACTTATTTGCATAA
- a CDS encoding D-alanyl-D-alanine carboxypeptidase family protein, whose amino-acid sequence MKQVKKWTVSFIIAVLFLSTLSTVLPYQASAAENDDLGLEAGAAILVDANSGEILYGKNTDELLGVASMSKMMTEYIVLESIKNGKISWDQKVKINNYIHRLSGAPELSNVGLTEGEEYTVKELYQAMAIHSGNAATVALAELIAGTEKNYISVMNQKAEELGLGDFEFVNSSGLNNGDLLGNIPAGSETDENKMSAKAVAKLAYRLIHDYPEILETSGMPSLKFRDGREYKNFNWLIPSLIYGYEGVDGLKTGSTDYAKFNVTATAQKGDQRYIVVIMKSETKDSRFAEARKVLDYAFGNFSTEEVLPANYVDAKNKTLDVTKGKEDKVSIGTKDAINLVIKNNDKENYVAKVVLDEKKLNADGELTAPIKKGDKVGYVTVQTKDGKEVPFLTSDGNEKVQVDLVANETVEKANWFVLAMRGIGSFFSNVWGSVSDTVKGWF is encoded by the coding sequence TTGAAACAGGTAAAAAAGTGGACGGTATCATTCATCATTGCCGTACTATTCTTAAGTACACTATCAACAGTTCTACCATATCAGGCAAGTGCTGCCGAAAATGACGATCTTGGATTAGAAGCAGGAGCAGCTATACTAGTAGATGCAAATAGCGGAGAAATATTATATGGAAAAAATACTGACGAACTACTTGGTGTAGCCTCCATGTCTAAAATGATGACAGAGTACATTGTTCTGGAATCAATAAAAAATGGAAAAATCTCTTGGGATCAAAAAGTTAAAATTAATAATTATATTCACAGGTTATCTGGCGCCCCAGAGCTTTCAAATGTAGGGCTTACTGAAGGGGAAGAATATACAGTGAAAGAATTGTACCAAGCGATGGCGATTCATTCAGGGAACGCTGCTACTGTTGCATTGGCAGAATTAATCGCGGGTACAGAGAAAAACTATATCAGTGTAATGAATCAAAAGGCTGAGGAGTTAGGTTTAGGTGATTTTGAATTTGTTAACTCTTCTGGTTTAAATAATGGTGATTTATTAGGAAATATTCCAGCAGGAAGCGAAACAGATGAAAATAAGATGTCAGCTAAAGCTGTTGCAAAATTAGCATATCGTTTAATCCATGATTATCCGGAAATTTTAGAGACTTCTGGCATGCCAAGCTTAAAGTTTAGAGATGGAAGAGAATATAAAAACTTTAACTGGCTAATACCTTCTTTAATTTACGGATATGAAGGGGTAGATGGATTAAAAACAGGTTCTACTGATTATGCAAAATTTAATGTTACTGCTACTGCTCAAAAAGGGGACCAACGTTATATCGTAGTAATCATGAAAAGTGAAACGAAAGATTCCCGTTTTGCAGAAGCAAGAAAAGTATTAGATTATGCTTTTGGTAATTTCTCTACGGAAGAGGTTCTTCCAGCAAATTATGTAGACGCAAAGAATAAAACGTTGGATGTAACAAAAGGAAAAGAAGATAAAGTAAGTATTGGTACTAAGGATGCAATTAATTTAGTAATCAAAAATAATGACAAAGAAAATTATGTTGCAAAAGTTGTCTTGGATGAGAAGAAACTAAATGCTGATGGTGAACTAACTGCTCCAATCAAAAAAGGGGACAAGGTTGGTTATGTAACAGTACAAACGAAAGATGGAAAAGAAGTGCCATTCTTAACAAGTGACGGAAACGAAAAGGTACAAGTAGACTTAGTAGCAAATGAAACAGTTGAAAAGGCAAATTGGTTTGTTTTAGCTATGCGTGGAATTGGTTCATTCTTCTCAAATGTTTGGGGAAGTGTTTCCGATACAGTCAAAGGTTGGTTTTAA
- a CDS encoding YaaC family protein: MSNYYKGWSSFSCFFSAEYSQNFLKKCYRNLHISDIDSKSYQNCYPFMYFLEHGKLYYQQAISAPMSIQPILLFYGLVHLIKACLLTIDPNYPNSTSVLAHGVSTRKLKKQQYLFFQDEVKIQKNGLFTYMAEKMFGCKNLEGEKVKMGHLFNQVPELSDLFQALEGKATFLKVNFHNPNIILIPNQVLDLYFMNSNHFRNYLERNHGIQLEGIEENKTELTVRLLETLNQSSFIKCDSRERAYVISTDKEKTFFSNEMLCHYLILYNLSMIARYEIEWWSELLKTMPNKDYPFIETFLQIAIEKGPQLIYQFLENLAKS; encoded by the coding sequence ATGTCCAATTATTATAAAGGCTGGAGCTCTTTTAGTTGCTTTTTTTCGGCTGAATACAGCCAAAATTTTCTAAAAAAATGCTATCGCAATTTACATATATCCGATATAGACTCTAAAAGTTATCAAAATTGCTATCCTTTTATGTATTTTTTAGAACATGGTAAATTGTACTATCAACAAGCGATAAGCGCTCCTATGAGTATTCAGCCTATTCTTTTATTTTATGGTCTTGTTCACTTAATAAAAGCCTGTTTACTTACTATTGATCCCAATTATCCTAACTCTACTTCTGTATTAGCTCATGGAGTTTCAACAAGAAAACTAAAAAAACAGCAATACTTATTTTTTCAAGATGAAGTAAAAATTCAAAAAAATGGACTCTTTACCTATATGGCGGAAAAAATGTTTGGCTGTAAAAATTTAGAAGGGGAAAAAGTGAAAATGGGACACCTATTTAACCAGGTTCCTGAATTATCTGATCTATTTCAAGCCTTAGAAGGGAAAGCAACTTTTTTAAAGGTGAATTTTCATAATCCAAATATAATCCTAATTCCTAACCAAGTATTAGATCTATACTTTATGAATAGTAATCATTTTAGAAATTATCTAGAGAGGAATCACGGAATACAATTAGAGGGAATAGAAGAAAATAAAACTGAACTGACGGTTCGACTTCTCGAAACGCTAAATCAAAGTAGTTTTATTAAATGTGATAGTAGGGAAAGAGCTTATGTTATTTCTACTGATAAAGAAAAAACTTTTTTTTCAAATGAAATGCTATGCCACTATTTAATACTATATAACCTAAGTATGATTGCTAGGTATGAGATTGAATGGTGGAGTGAACTATTAAAAACGATGCCAAATAAGGACTATCCCTTTATTGAAACTTTTTTGCAAATTGCTATTGAAAAAGGACCTCAATTGATTTATCAATTTTTGGAAAATCTAGCAAAAAGTTAA
- a CDS encoding HD-GYP domain-containing protein has translation MIVNVEELKAGSILAEDIYMRTNRPIITAKTVLAEEHIKILKAFLVEKIPVQNTQIDGTKMNQSNTSIHNKGEKGIKSDFIDLFLHTVQLYKKEFISWQSGLSVNIANIRNILLPLLEQLKDGSTEIFSLYHLSNKKEYIYQHSIAVAIISALIAQKLNYNYRDTIQVALAGCLSDAGMAKIEQRLLHKTEPLTEEEFNEVKKHTRYSLEMIPEHTLLKNETRLAIFQHHERIDGSGYPMGNVDTKIHVFAKIIAVADTFHAMTSERLYRKKHSPFRVIEQMHQDHFGKFDLTILQALSNAITQFTTGSKVRLSNGEKAEVLFIEGNVSTRPLVKIIENEMILDLEKNRHLFIDEILEY, from the coding sequence ATGATCGTTAATGTAGAAGAGTTAAAGGCAGGAAGTATTTTAGCAGAAGATATATATATGCGAACTAATAGGCCAATTATTACAGCAAAAACAGTTTTAGCAGAAGAACATATCAAGATATTAAAAGCTTTCTTAGTAGAGAAAATTCCCGTTCAAAACACACAAATAGATGGTACGAAGATGAACCAGTCTAATACATCTATTCATAATAAAGGCGAGAAAGGAATTAAAAGTGATTTTATAGATCTTTTTTTACACACAGTTCAATTGTACAAAAAGGAGTTTATCTCTTGGCAATCTGGGTTATCTGTAAATATAGCGAATATTAGAAATATACTTCTCCCCTTGTTAGAACAGTTAAAGGATGGCTCAACAGAAATATTTTCTCTTTATCACTTATCGAATAAAAAAGAATATATATATCAGCATTCAATTGCTGTAGCAATTATTAGTGCTCTTATAGCTCAAAAATTGAACTATAACTATCGAGATACAATTCAAGTAGCGTTGGCAGGCTGTTTAAGTGATGCTGGGATGGCTAAAATCGAACAACGATTATTGCATAAAACAGAGCCATTAACAGAGGAAGAATTTAATGAAGTGAAAAAACATACTAGGTACAGCTTGGAAATGATTCCTGAACATACTTTATTAAAAAATGAAACTAGACTCGCAATTTTTCAGCATCATGAAAGAATAGATGGAAGCGGGTATCCGATGGGGAATGTAGATACAAAGATACATGTCTTTGCTAAAATTATAGCAGTGGCTGATACATTCCATGCGATGACATCGGAACGTTTGTATCGGAAGAAACATTCTCCTTTTCGTGTCATTGAGCAAATGCATCAGGATCATTTCGGAAAGTTTGATTTAACTATATTACAAGCATTAAGCAACGCTATTACGCAATTTACAACGGGAAGTAAAGTTAGACTATCTAATGGCGAAAAAGCTGAAGTTTTATTTATAGAAGGTAATGTTTCAACTAGGCCGTTAGTTAAAATAATCGAAAATGAAATGATTCTTGATTTGGAAAAAAATAGACATTTATTTATTGATGAGATTTTAGAGTACTAA
- the pdxS gene encoding pyridoxal 5'-phosphate synthase lyase subunit PdxS, with amino-acid sequence MMKTGTDRVKRGMAEMQKGGVIMDVINAEQAKIAEEAGAVAVMALERVPSDIRAAGGVARMADPTIVEEVMNAVTIPVMAKARIGHIVEARVLEAMGVDYIDESEVLTPADEEFHLNKNEYTVPFVCGCRDLGEAARRIGEGASMLRTKGEPGTGNIVEAVRHIRKVNAQVRKVAHMNEDELMTEAKILGAPYELLLEIKRLGRLPVVNFAAGGVATPADAALMMQLGADGVFVGSGIFKSDNPAKFARAIVEATTHYQDYELIAEISKNLGTAMKGIEISSLAPEARMQERGW; translated from the coding sequence ATAATGAAAACTGGTACTGATAGAGTTAAACGTGGTATGGCTGAAATGCAAAAAGGCGGAGTAATCATGGATGTTATCAACGCAGAACAAGCCAAGATTGCAGAAGAAGCAGGAGCAGTAGCGGTAATGGCTCTTGAACGAGTTCCTTCGGATATTCGCGCAGCCGGTGGGGTAGCTAGAATGGCTGATCCTACAATCGTAGAGGAAGTAATGAATGCAGTAACAATCCCTGTAATGGCAAAGGCGCGTATTGGTCATATTGTCGAAGCAAGAGTGCTTGAGGCTATGGGCGTAGATTATATTGACGAGAGCGAAGTTTTAACCCCAGCAGATGAAGAATTTCATTTGAATAAAAATGAATATACTGTTCCGTTTGTATGTGGCTGTCGTGATCTAGGAGAAGCTGCAAGACGCATCGGTGAAGGTGCTTCTATGCTTCGCACAAAAGGGGAACCGGGAACAGGAAATATTGTTGAAGCAGTTCGTCATATTAGAAAAGTAAATGCACAAGTTCGTAAAGTAGCTCATATGAATGAAGATGAGTTGATGACAGAAGCTAAGATCTTAGGAGCTCCATATGAACTTCTTTTAGAAATTAAAAGGTTAGGCCGCTTACCAGTTGTTAACTTTGCTGCTGGTGGTGTTGCAACACCTGCTGATGCAGCATTAATGATGCAATTAGGTGCAGACGGTGTATTTGTAGGTTCAGGTATTTTCAAATCAGACAACCCTGCAAAATTTGCTAGAGCAATAGTAGAAGCAACTACTCATTATCAAGATTATGAGTTAATTGCGGAAATTTCTAAAAACCTTGGAACAGCAATGAAAGGGATTGAAATTTCTAGTCTAGCTCCAGAAGCACGTATGCAAGAGCGTGGCTGGTAA
- the serS gene encoding serine--tRNA ligase, which yields MLDIKYVRANFDFVKSQLQHRGEDLSELDNFEALDVRRRELIVETEQLKSKRNEVSQQVAVLKREKKDAEALIVEMREVGEKIKEYDNELRDVEEKLQTIMLGIPNLPHESVPVGDTEDDNVEIRKWGEIRKFNFEPKPHWDVATDLDLLDFERAAKVTGSRFVFYKGLGAKLERALFNFMLDLHTEEHGYKEIIPPFLVNRSSLTGTGQLPKFEEDAFLVEKEDYFLIPTSEVPVTNLHRDEILDGDQLPIKYAAFSANFRSEAGSAGRDTRGLIRQHQFNKVELVKFVKPEDSYEELESLTRNAEKVLQLLGLPYRVLSMCTGDLGFTAAKKYDVEVWIPSYNTYREISSCSNFEAFQARRANIRFRREPKGKPEHVHTLNGSGLAIGRTVAAILENYQQADGSVVIPEVLRPYMRNREVISPE from the coding sequence ATGTTAGATATTAAATATGTTCGTGCTAATTTTGATTTTGTAAAAAGTCAGTTACAGCACCGCGGAGAAGATTTATCAGAACTGGACAATTTTGAAGCACTAGATGTAAGACGAAGAGAACTAATTGTTGAAACGGAACAATTAAAAAGTAAAAGAAATGAAGTTTCACAGCAAGTAGCAGTATTAAAGAGAGAGAAAAAAGATGCAGAAGCTCTTATTGTGGAAATGAGAGAAGTCGGCGAAAAAATTAAAGAATATGATAACGAGTTACGTGATGTTGAAGAGAAATTACAAACGATTATGTTAGGAATTCCGAATCTTCCTCATGAAAGTGTTCCAGTTGGAGATACGGAAGATGATAATGTTGAAATAAGAAAATGGGGTGAAATTAGAAAGTTTAATTTTGAGCCAAAACCTCATTGGGATGTTGCTACTGATTTAGATTTACTTGATTTTGAACGAGCAGCAAAAGTAACAGGAAGTCGTTTTGTATTTTATAAAGGCTTAGGGGCAAAACTAGAAAGAGCACTATTTAATTTTATGCTTGATTTGCATACAGAGGAACATGGATATAAAGAAATTATCCCTCCTTTCCTAGTAAATAGATCGAGCTTAACAGGAACTGGTCAATTGCCTAAGTTTGAAGAGGATGCTTTTTTAGTGGAGAAAGAGGATTACTTTTTAATTCCAACTTCAGAAGTACCTGTAACAAACTTGCATAGAGATGAAATTCTTGATGGTGATCAGCTTCCGATCAAATATGCTGCGTTTAGTGCAAACTTCCGTTCAGAAGCAGGATCTGCAGGCAGAGATACAAGAGGACTAATTAGACAACATCAGTTTAATAAAGTAGAGCTTGTTAAGTTCGTTAAGCCAGAAGATTCTTATGAAGAGCTAGAGTCTTTAACAAGAAATGCAGAAAAAGTATTGCAGCTTTTAGGCTTACCATATCGTGTGTTGAGCATGTGTACAGGAGATTTAGGATTTACAGCAGCGAAAAAGTATGATGTAGAGGTTTGGATTCCAAGCTATAATACGTACCGTGAAATTTCTTCTTGTAGTAATTTTGAAGCTTTCCAAGCAAGAAGAGCAAATATTCGGTTCCGTAGAGAGCCTAAAGGAAAGCCAGAACATGTGCATACATTAAATGGATCTGGCCTTGCAATTGGAAGAACGGTTGCTGCTATTTTGGAAAACTATCAGCAGGCAGATGGAAGTGTTGTTATTCCTGAAGTGCTTCGTCCTTATATGAGAAATAGAGAAGTAATTTCACCTGAATAA
- the gyrA gene encoding DNA gyrase subunit A, producing the protein MADMPNSQIKDRNISKEMRDSFLDYAMSVIVSRALPDVRDGLKPVHRRILYAMHDLGMHSDKPFKKSARIVGEVIGKYHPHGDSAVYETMVRMAQDFNYRYMLVDGHGNFGSVDGDSAAAMRYTEARMSKIAMELLRDINKDTIDYRPNFDGEEKEPVVLPSRFPNLLVNGTSGIAVGMATNIPPHQLGEVIDGVLAVSKNPDITVPELMEIIPGPDFPTYGMIVGRSGIRKAYETGRGSIILRARVEIEVKPSGKEVIIVKEIPYQVNKARLVERIAELVRDKKIDGITDLRDESDRTGMRIVIEVRKDANANVLLNNLYKHTAMQTSFGINLLALVDGQPKVLNLKQCLAYYLDHQKVIIRRRTEFELRKAEARAHILEGLRIALDHLDEVISLIRSSRTTDIAREGLMTNFNLSEKQAQAILDMRLQRLTGLEREKIEDEYRELVKLIAELKAILADDEKILDIIREELLEVKERFNDNRRTEIIAGGIENIEDEDLIPEENIIITLTHNGYIKRLPASTYRAQRRGGRGIQGMGTNEDDFVEQLSSTSTHDTILFFTNKGKVYRLKGYEIPEFSRTAKGIPIINLLGVEKDEWVNAIIPVSEFVDDWYLFFTTKEGISKRSPLSSFANIRNNGLIAVNLREGDELIAVRLTDGSKEMIIGTKNGLLIRFPETDVRSMGRTATGVKGITLSSDDEVVGMEVLEENSEILVVTQYGYGKRTPIDEYRVQGRGGKGIKTCNITDKNGNLVSMKVVNGEEDLMIITTGGVLIRMAVSDISTMGRSTQGVRLIKLNENENEFVATVAIVEKEEEEEAELYEETQQESSENDADSNE; encoded by the coding sequence AGACGTATTTTATATGCAATGCATGATCTTGGAATGCATTCTGATAAACCATTTAAGAAGTCTGCACGTATCGTAGGGGAAGTAATAGGGAAGTACCATCCACATGGTGATAGTGCTGTTTATGAGACAATGGTTCGTATGGCTCAAGATTTTAACTATCGTTATATGCTTGTAGACGGACATGGTAACTTTGGATCTGTTGATGGTGATTCAGCTGCAGCAATGCGTTATACGGAAGCAAGAATGTCTAAAATAGCTATGGAGCTATTACGCGATATTAATAAAGATACGATTGACTATAGACCCAACTTTGATGGCGAAGAAAAAGAACCAGTAGTTTTACCTTCTCGTTTTCCTAATCTACTTGTAAATGGTACAAGCGGGATAGCGGTTGGGATGGCTACAAATATCCCTCCTCATCAATTAGGTGAGGTAATTGATGGTGTTCTCGCTGTAAGTAAAAACCCAGATATTACTGTTCCTGAATTAATGGAAATCATACCAGGACCAGATTTTCCTACATATGGAATGATTGTTGGGAGAAGCGGAATTAGAAAAGCCTATGAGACTGGTAGAGGCTCTATTATATTAAGAGCAAGGGTAGAAATTGAAGTGAAGCCTAGTGGTAAGGAAGTTATTATCGTTAAAGAAATTCCTTATCAGGTCAATAAGGCAAGACTAGTAGAGCGTATTGCAGAACTAGTCCGTGATAAGAAAATTGATGGAATCACTGATTTGCGAGATGAGTCTGACCGTACTGGAATGCGTATTGTAATTGAAGTTCGGAAAGATGCAAATGCTAATGTTCTCTTAAATAATCTATATAAGCATACGGCAATGCAGACAAGCTTTGGTATCAACCTACTTGCACTAGTAGATGGCCAACCAAAGGTACTTAATCTAAAACAATGTTTGGCATATTATCTTGATCACCAAAAGGTAATTATTCGTAGAAGAACAGAATTTGAATTAAGAAAAGCAGAAGCTAGAGCTCATATACTCGAAGGTCTTCGTATTGCCCTAGATCATTTAGACGAAGTAATTAGTTTAATCCGTAGTTCCCGTACAACAGATATAGCACGTGAAGGATTAATGACGAATTTTAATCTTTCTGAGAAACAAGCTCAAGCTATCCTGGATATGCGTTTACAAAGATTAACAGGATTAGAAAGAGAAAAAATTGAAGATGAATATCGAGAGTTAGTTAAGTTAATCGCTGAATTAAAAGCTATTCTTGCAGATGATGAAAAAATCTTAGATATTATTCGTGAAGAGCTTTTAGAAGTGAAGGAACGCTTTAACGATAATCGTCGTACAGAAATTATTGCTGGCGGAATTGAAAATATCGAAGATGAAGATTTGATTCCTGAAGAAAATATTATTATTACCTTAACTCATAATGGTTACATTAAGAGACTACCAGCTTCTACTTACCGAGCGCAAAGACGTGGTGGACGCGGAATTCAGGGTATGGGTACGAATGAGGATGATTTCGTTGAACAGTTAAGCTCAACATCTACCCATGATACTATTCTATTCTTTACGAATAAAGGGAAAGTATACAGATTAAAAGGGTATGAAATCCCTGAATTCAGTCGAACAGCAAAAGGTATTCCAATTATTAACCTATTAGGTGTTGAAAAAGACGAGTGGGTAAATGCCATCATTCCAGTTTCTGAATTTGTAGATGATTGGTATCTATTCTTTACTACAAAAGAAGGAATATCTAAACGTTCTCCATTATCATCTTTTGCCAATATCCGAAACAATGGCTTAATCGCTGTTAATTTAAGAGAGGGCGATGAGTTAATCGCTGTACGTTTAACAGATGGTTCAAAGGAAATGATAATTGGAACGAAAAACGGCTTACTTATTCGTTTCCCAGAAACAGATGTACGCTCTATGGGTAGAACAGCAACTGGGGTGAAAGGTATTACACTTTCATCTGATGATGAAGTGGTAGGTATGGAAGTTCTAGAAGAAAATTCAGAAATACTAGTTGTTACACAATATGGATACGGAAAAAGAACGCCGATAGATGAGTACAGAGTTCAAGGTAGAGGCGGAAAAGGGATTAAAACATGTAATATCACCGATAAAAATGGAAATCTCGTATCCATGAAGGTAGTTAATGGAGAAGAAGATTTAATGATTATCACAACAGGTGGTGTTTTAATCAGAATGGCCGTAAGTGATATTTCTACAATGGGTAGAAGCACTCAAGGTGTTCGATTAATTAAATTAAACGAAAATGAAAATGAATTTGTAGCTACTGTTGCTATCGTTGAGAAAGAAGAAGAGGAAGAAGCAGAACTGTATGAAGAAACGCAACAAGAATCTTCAGAAAATGACGCGGATTCAAACGAATAA